From a region of the Panicum virgatum strain AP13 chromosome 2K, P.virgatum_v5, whole genome shotgun sequence genome:
- the LOC120670263 gene encoding ATP synthase subunit d, mitochondrial-like → MSGNGVVKKVADAAAKAGKAIDWDGLGKMLVSEEARKEFATLRCTFEDVNHQLQTKFSQEPKPIDWEYYRKGIGSKVVDMYKEAYESKDPKYVDTVTPQYKPKFDALLVEMKEAEKVSLKESERIEKEIAEMKEMKKKISTMTADEYFAKHPELKQKFDDEIRNDYWGY, encoded by the exons ATGAGCGGGAACGGcgtggtgaagaaggtggcggatGCCGCGGCGAAGGCCGGCAAGGCGATCGACTGGGACGGCCTGGGCAAGATGCTCGTCTCCGAGGAGGCCCGCAAGGAGTTCGCCACCCTCCGCTGCACCTTCGAGGACGTCAACCACCAGCTCCAGACCAAGTTCTCGCAG GAACCCAAGCCAATTGACTGGGAGTACTACAGAAAAGGAATTGGATCAAAAGTTGTCGATATGTACAAGGAGGCCTACGAAAGTAA AGATCCCAAGTATGTTGACACTGTCACTCCTCAGTACAAGCCAAAGTTTGATGCTCTG TTGGTAGAGATGAAGGAAGCGGAAAAGGTATCACTGAAGGAATCAGAGAGGATAGAGAAGGAGATTGCTGAAATGAAGGAGATGAAG AAAAAGATCAGCACGATGACCGCAGACGAGTACTTTGCCAAGCACCCTGAACTCAAACAGAAATTTGATGATGAGATCCGCAATGATTACTGGGGATACTAA